The sequence CTGACCGATCGGGGCCCGGCTGCCGATGCACGGCGGCCCGGTCCCGGTCTCGACCGACCGTGCCCCCCTCGAACTCAGCCCGGGCGGTGGTAGGTGGGCTCGGCCGGCAACGGCACCTCCAGGAAGGTGGCGCCGCGCAGGTCCAGCCAGGCCCGGTCGGGTGCCCGGACCAGCCGTAGGATCACCTCGGAGCAGACCGGGCAGCGGCCGACCAGCCCGGGAGCGTGGGAGAAGACGTGCAGCCCGGCCAGCGGGCCGAGCGACCCGCACGACTGGCAGCGTGAGGTCGCCGGGCTCAGGTCGACGGCGAACAACTCGCGCAGCGGACCGTCGAGCATGTTCCCGTCCACATAGGACATGTCGGTCATCGGGCCTCCTCGGGCTTCACGCGGTGGGGCCGAACCGTTCGGTGCGTACCCGTCGGCTCTGGTGACCCAGCCCGACCAGCAGGTCCGCC comes from Micromonospora purpureochromogenes and encodes:
- a CDS encoding DUF6510 family protein, producing the protein MTDMSYVDGNMLDGPLRELFAVDLSPATSRCQSCGSLGPLAGLHVFSHAPGLVGRCPVCSEVILRLVRAPDRAWLDLRGATFLEVPLPAEPTYHRPG